The Sporomusa termitida genome has a window encoding:
- a CDS encoding 3-hydroxyacyl-CoA dehydrogenase family protein translates to MGDVETVTVKKIGVIGAGMMGAEIALCFAKCGYSVIMSDAKQEFADKGKARQAGILDKNISKGKLAAEQKDAILHRVATTETLADMADCDIVIEAVLEVFDVKTQIFKELDKICKASCIIASNTSSISITKLASTVSKERAARFIGTHFNSPASVMKLVEVIPGYLTEETVVAAVVELLLAIEKEPVRVKDVTGFALNRLFHVFTAEACRLVEEGVCSVEDVDKVCLYGLGHPMGIFKLLDLTGHDLNMQVDQILFDAYGDRFRPSAYMQRLVHAGLLGKKTGEGFYKYDK, encoded by the coding sequence ATGGGAGATGTTGAAACAGTGACAGTGAAAAAAATTGGCGTGATTGGGGCCGGGATGATGGGCGCCGAAATCGCCCTGTGTTTTGCAAAGTGTGGCTATAGCGTGATAATGAGCGATGCCAAACAGGAATTCGCGGACAAAGGCAAGGCGAGACAGGCCGGGATTTTAGATAAGAATATTAGTAAAGGCAAACTGGCGGCAGAGCAGAAAGACGCTATTTTGCATAGGGTTGCCACAACTGAAACCCTTGCCGATATGGCAGATTGCGATATCGTTATCGAAGCTGTGCTCGAAGTTTTTGATGTGAAAACACAAATTTTTAAGGAACTGGATAAAATTTGTAAAGCCAGCTGCATTATTGCCAGCAACACTTCCAGTATTTCAATCACCAAGCTGGCTTCGACTGTCAGTAAAGAACGGGCAGCGAGGTTTATCGGCACACATTTCAATTCTCCGGCCAGCGTTATGAAGCTTGTTGAAGTTATTCCCGGCTACTTAACCGAGGAAACAGTGGTAGCGGCTGTAGTAGAACTGCTGTTGGCCATTGAAAAGGAGCCTGTCAGGGTTAAGGATGTTACTGGCTTTGCTTTGAATAGATTATTCCATGTCTTTACGGCCGAAGCTTGCCGGCTGGTTGAGGAAGGGGTTTGCAGCGTTGAAGATGTAGATAAGGTCTGCCTTTACGGACTGGGGCACCCAATGGGGATATTCAAACTGCTCGATCTAACAGGCCACGACCTAAATATGCAGGTTGACCAAATCCTGTTTGATGCCTATGGCGACCGTTTCCGACCGAGTGCATATATGCAGAGACTCGTTCATGCAGGGCTGTTAGGCAAGAAGACCGGAGAAGGTTTCTATAAGTACGATAAATGA
- a CDS encoding acetyl-CoA C-acyltransferase, whose translation MNKVYIVAAKRSPIGKFLGSLAAVKPGDLAAQVMKQVIKDAQFDAAKIDEIFIGHQHSAGQGPSIARRAQLEAGIPVEVPATTVNMQCGSGMKALILGYNSIQAGADIVLCGGVENMSQVPFILTNKARKGVKMGNTAIDVQDSLFCDGLIDQFNGYLMGVTAENVAEKIGVSREEQDIFAVCSQNRAQQAIESGRFADEIVPIKHAGKKGVEMVFATDESHTPGTTLAGLQKLKPAFKKEGTVTAGNASQLNDGSAAIILASEKAVIENGWQPLAEIISSATVGIDPAIMGLGPVKAIIKTLAAAKMNFEQVELVELNEAFAAQSLGCVKELAKQYNVTEKSILEKTNVNGGAIALGHPVASSGTRIVVSLIYEMQRTNRKYGLASLCVGGGMGTAMLIKV comes from the coding sequence ATGAACAAAGTATATATTGTGGCAGCAAAAAGAAGTCCAATAGGTAAGTTTTTGGGAAGCTTAGCAGCTGTAAAGCCGGGCGATCTGGCTGCCCAGGTAATGAAGCAGGTTATTAAGGACGCCCAGTTTGACGCTGCTAAGATTGATGAAATTTTTATTGGCCATCAGCATTCGGCCGGGCAGGGGCCGAGCATTGCCAGAAGAGCGCAGCTTGAGGCGGGAATCCCTGTTGAAGTGCCCGCAACCACTGTTAATATGCAGTGCGGCAGTGGCATGAAGGCCTTAATATTGGGCTATAACTCAATTCAGGCCGGGGCAGATATTGTCTTATGCGGGGGCGTAGAAAACATGTCGCAAGTACCTTTTATCCTGACCAATAAGGCCAGAAAAGGTGTTAAGATGGGCAACACAGCCATAGACGTTCAGGATTCGTTATTCTGCGACGGGTTAATTGATCAGTTCAACGGTTATCTGATGGGGGTAACGGCGGAAAATGTGGCAGAGAAGATCGGTGTTTCCAGAGAAGAGCAGGATATATTTGCGGTTTGTTCACAGAATCGGGCGCAGCAGGCTATTGAATCCGGGCGTTTCGCTGATGAAATCGTTCCTATTAAGCATGCAGGCAAAAAAGGTGTGGAAATGGTTTTCGCTACAGATGAAAGCCATACTCCCGGAACGACGCTTGCGGGGCTGCAGAAATTAAAACCGGCCTTTAAGAAAGAGGGCACAGTAACTGCCGGCAACGCTTCTCAGCTGAATGACGGTTCGGCGGCAATCATTCTGGCATCGGAAAAGGCGGTAATAGAAAATGGCTGGCAGCCTTTGGCCGAAATAATTTCGTCGGCAACAGTCGGCATTGATCCCGCCATAATGGGTCTCGGGCCGGTTAAGGCCATTATTAAGACATTGGCTGCTGCGAAAATGAATTTTGAACAAGTTGAGCTTGTGGAGTTAAACGAAGCGTTTGCTGCACAAAGTTTGGGTTGTGTAAAAGAATTGGCCAAGCAGTATAATGTAACAGAAAAATCCATTTTAGAAAAAACAAACGTGAACGGCGGAGCGATCGCTTTAGGGCATCCGGTAGCTTCTTCAGGAACCAGAATTGTCGTTAGCCTGATTTACGAAATGCAAAGGACTAACCGGAAATACGGATTGGCGTCCCTGTGTGTGGGCGGCGGCATGGGAACGGCAATGCTAATCAAGGTGTAA
- a CDS encoding acyl-CoA dehydrogenase, giving the protein MQFEFNEQQKMIQKMVREFAEKEIAPGVMEREDKEEFSRALLDKAGELGLTGICFPESYGGSDGDYISYIIANEEIARVDDGVQTGYAASVSLCAMPIYNYGTEEQKQKFLVPLAEGSKLGAFGLTEPNAGTDAAAQQTVAVLNGDHYVLNGSKIFITNGGAAEIYLVFAMTDKAKGVKGITAFILEKGMPGFTFGKKEHKMGIRSSQTQELIFQDVKVPVENRLGQESAGFKIAMTTLDGGRIGVAAQALGIAQAALEHAIKYSQERVQFGKPIASNQAIAFLLADMATQLDAARLLTYRAAYLKQKGQPFAKEAAMAKMYASDAAMKITTDAVQIFGGYGFSREYPVERLMRNAKITQIYEGTNQVQRMVIAGAILR; this is encoded by the coding sequence ATGCAATTCGAATTTAATGAGCAACAAAAAATGATTCAAAAAATGGTGCGGGAGTTTGCGGAGAAAGAAATCGCACCAGGGGTGATGGAGCGGGAAGACAAAGAGGAATTTTCGCGGGCGTTGCTCGATAAGGCCGGTGAACTCGGGCTGACGGGAATTTGTTTTCCGGAAAGCTACGGCGGTTCTGACGGCGACTATATCAGTTACATTATCGCCAACGAAGAAATTGCCCGGGTTGATGACGGCGTGCAAACAGGTTATGCAGCATCAGTTTCACTATGCGCCATGCCGATTTATAACTATGGCACTGAAGAACAAAAACAAAAATTCCTGGTGCCGCTGGCAGAGGGAAGTAAGCTCGGCGCATTCGGCCTGACTGAGCCAAATGCCGGCACGGACGCTGCTGCGCAGCAAACGGTGGCTGTACTGAACGGGGACCACTATGTCCTGAATGGCAGCAAAATTTTCATTACCAATGGCGGTGCGGCCGAGATCTATCTCGTCTTCGCCATGACCGACAAGGCGAAAGGTGTCAAAGGCATCACCGCCTTTATTCTGGAAAAAGGCATGCCCGGCTTCACCTTTGGGAAAAAGGAGCACAAAATGGGTATCCGGTCTTCCCAGACGCAAGAATTAATTTTCCAGGATGTCAAAGTGCCGGTGGAGAACCGTCTCGGCCAAGAAAGCGCCGGTTTTAAAATTGCAATGACCACGTTAGACGGCGGGCGGATTGGGGTTGCGGCGCAGGCTCTCGGTATTGCCCAAGCCGCGCTGGAGCATGCGATCAAATATTCTCAGGAACGGGTCCAGTTTGGTAAACCCATCGCCAGCAATCAAGCCATCGCTTTCCTGCTCGCTGATATGGCCACCCAACTGGATGCCGCCCGGCTGCTAACCTATCGCGCCGCTTACCTGAAGCAGAAGGGGCAGCCTTTCGCCAAAGAAGCAGCAATGGCAAAAATGTATGCGTCCGATGCAGCAATGAAAATTACAACAGATGCAGTGCAGATTTTTGGCGGCTATGGCTTTAGCCGTGAATATCCGGTAGAACGTCTAATGCGCAATGCGAAGATTACCCAGATTTATGAAGGAACCAATCAAGTCCAACGCATGGTTATCGCCGGCGCCATTTTGCGCTAG
- a CDS encoding glycerol dehydrogenase: MAQVIAFPGKYVQGYGELSHISKYVAVLGKAVLIIASQGRLNELQGIIQDSFKDTDIAVAYEAFGGECSKREVERLRAFAKSYQSKVIVGMGGGKVIDTAKAVAHYEQLPVVIIPTVASSDAPTSAIAVFYNEDGSFQEVLSTGRNPSVVLMDTSIIANSPARLLVAGMGDALATYFEARTCVESYRQNYAGGIFTLASYALAKLCYETLLADGFAAKLAIQNKTVTKALANVIEANTLLSGIGFESNGIAVAHAVYNGFTIMPNAHALYHGEWVAFGTLVQLILENRPRQELEEVLRFCLSVGLPTTLADCGMDNISREQLLAVAQAITAPKRSVHNEPFPVTDQDVLAAILVADATGQMYKGKS; the protein is encoded by the coding sequence ATGGCTCAAGTAATAGCATTCCCGGGAAAATATGTGCAAGGGTACGGTGAGTTGTCCCATATTAGTAAATATGTCGCTGTTTTGGGTAAAGCCGTTTTAATCATCGCCAGCCAAGGAAGACTCAATGAGCTGCAAGGGATCATTCAAGACAGTTTTAAGGACACCGATATTGCCGTTGCCTATGAGGCTTTCGGCGGTGAATGCTCAAAACGGGAAGTGGAGCGCCTGCGGGCATTTGCCAAAAGTTATCAAAGCAAAGTTATTGTTGGTATGGGCGGCGGTAAAGTGATCGATACGGCCAAAGCCGTGGCCCATTATGAACAGCTCCCGGTGGTAATTATTCCTACGGTGGCGTCCAGTGACGCGCCGACCAGCGCGATTGCTGTTTTCTATAATGAAGATGGCAGTTTTCAGGAAGTGCTGTCCACCGGAAGAAATCCCAGTGTCGTTCTGATGGACACCAGCATTATCGCTAACAGCCCGGCCCGGCTGCTGGTCGCAGGCATGGGCGATGCCTTAGCCACTTATTTTGAAGCCCGCACCTGCGTGGAAAGCTACCGGCAAAATTATGCGGGGGGAATATTCACACTGGCATCGTACGCTCTTGCCAAATTATGCTATGAAACTCTGCTGGCCGATGGCTTTGCCGCAAAACTGGCGATTCAAAATAAGACTGTCACCAAAGCCTTGGCGAATGTAATCGAAGCCAATACGCTGTTAAGCGGCATCGGCTTTGAGAGTAACGGCATTGCCGTGGCTCATGCCGTTTATAATGGGTTCACGATCATGCCGAACGCTCATGCTTTGTACCATGGTGAGTGGGTAGCTTTCGGAACGCTGGTACAATTAATCCTCGAAAATCGTCCGCGTCAAGAACTGGAAGAAGTATTGCGGTTTTGTCTGAGCGTGGGATTGCCGACGACACTGGCTGATTGCGGTATGGACAATATTAGCCGCGAGCAATTGCTTGCGGTGGCGCAAGCGATCACGGCGCCCAAGCGGTCTGTCCACAACGAGCCGTTTCCGGTAACTGACCAAGACGTACTGGCCGCTATACTGGTTGCGGATGCAACCGGCCAGATGTATAAAGGGAAATCATGA
- a CDS encoding short-chain fatty acid transporter, with amino-acid sequence MAGLSSANRSEKNTSRRLVDRFTEWSLNWVPDSMVFVLALTVIVYLMALVFTDHGPVELVDDFASGFWLLLTFAMQMCLMMISGFVVADSKFVKSGIIKLVDWPKTPKRTMLMFCLVVGVVCWFHWGIGLMLSIVMGKQIAVRKRGLGIHYPFLAAVAYSTQCIMANGVSQAAPLLMATPGNFLEKTVGGLIPLTQTALSPFLMTFMVIQLFAIPLLVMYLLPKKENAVELDEALASEFAHVPPATGDVKDLRPAERWERSPVLPTLLALVMLFWVAKFFWLNGVRKLDLNMVNFTFFAMGLLLHRTPQSFISSVKQGVNTTFGVIIQFPLYAGIFGIISNSGLAGVITHWFISISTTETYALIVVIYTSMMDFFVPSGGSKFVIEAPYILSAGQHLGVPAHHVVNAYSTGAQLANNIQPFWALAYLAAFKLKFQDILPYTFLFFVLSGIMATIAFLVFPTGL; translated from the coding sequence ATGGCTGGTTTGAGTTCGGCGAATAGATCTGAAAAGAACACGTCCCGGCGCTTGGTCGACAGATTTACGGAATGGAGCCTTAACTGGGTACCCGACTCCATGGTCTTCGTACTGGCGTTGACAGTAATCGTATACCTAATGGCCCTGGTCTTTACAGACCACGGACCAGTCGAGCTGGTTGACGATTTCGCTAGCGGTTTTTGGTTGTTGCTGACATTTGCCATGCAGATGTGTTTGATGATGATCAGCGGTTTTGTCGTAGCCGATTCCAAGTTCGTTAAAAGCGGTATCATTAAGCTGGTGGATTGGCCTAAGACCCCCAAACGGACTATGCTCATGTTTTGTCTGGTGGTCGGGGTGGTATGTTGGTTTCACTGGGGCATCGGTTTAATGCTTTCGATTGTAATGGGCAAGCAAATAGCGGTCCGCAAGCGGGGGCTGGGGATTCATTATCCCTTTCTGGCGGCCGTGGCCTACAGCACGCAGTGCATCATGGCCAACGGTGTGTCCCAGGCAGCCCCGCTGCTAATGGCGACTCCCGGCAATTTTTTGGAGAAAACGGTAGGTGGCCTGATTCCCCTGACACAGACAGCCTTGTCGCCATTTCTCATGACCTTTATGGTCATCCAGCTTTTTGCTATTCCCCTGCTGGTAATGTATTTGCTGCCGAAGAAAGAAAATGCCGTAGAGCTTGATGAAGCGCTTGCAAGCGAATTTGCCCATGTCCCGCCGGCAACCGGCGATGTAAAGGATTTGCGCCCCGCGGAGCGGTGGGAGCGTTCTCCCGTCCTGCCTACGCTACTGGCGCTCGTCATGTTGTTCTGGGTGGCAAAATTCTTCTGGCTCAACGGTGTAAGAAAGTTAGATTTAAACATGGTTAACTTTACCTTTTTTGCCATGGGGCTGCTGCTGCACAGAACGCCGCAGAGCTTTATCTCTTCCGTCAAACAAGGGGTTAATACGACTTTTGGTGTTATTATTCAATTTCCGTTGTACGCCGGTATTTTCGGCATTATCAGTAATTCCGGGTTAGCAGGTGTCATTACCCACTGGTTTATCTCCATTTCCACGACGGAAACCTACGCCTTGATTGTCGTGATTTATACTTCGATGATGGATTTCTTCGTCCCGTCCGGCGGCTCCAAATTTGTTATTGAGGCGCCCTATATTCTTTCCGCCGGTCAACACCTGGGCGTCCCGGCGCATCATGTAGTCAACGCTTACAGCACCGGGGCGCAGCTGGCTAACAACATCCAGCCGTTCTGGGCCTTGGCATACCTGGCGGCATTTAAACTAAAGTTCCAGGATATTCTGCCCTATACGTTCCTCTTCTTTGTTTTGTCCGGCATTATGGCGACGATCGCCTTTCTTGTATTCCCCACGGGGCTTTAA
- a CDS encoding TonB-dependent receptor plug domain-containing protein has product MNKKAKVLLYGLICSAISLGIANDAYAEEEEFNFDEYVVTASRIPVKKNEVAANVTVIGNAEIEKGTYSKVSDILTANNVNMGTSSYGSYPILNGDDRVLVMVDGRKMNYAHHNGLNYNGMNINNIAVKNIERIEIVRGPNSSLYGSAAVGGVINIITKQAKENSTKVTTEFGTWNSQRYALTTEGVEKDISYMFTYDKQKRDNFNYKDPRTGNNREFNSSEIDKEYVNFRIDKQLGDDNELSLAIERMEDNGGFGIGLADVNTGDVWNPDTRRKLLDVNVALTYSWNKSQGGADSFRIYQNNSEGNTLYFGSPYNYDLKATGAEWQQSWLVNENYTLVGGAELRKEEVKELTGGANLQGDVTTSAAFIENRWKLKDDYSLTVGNRYDHHSTFGSDVTSHVSLNKALSPDTNVYISWGQAVKNPRVLDLYAHTATWLPNPDLKPETSKTVTLGMDTKLDNKTSLQASIYQSKLKDALDWVVLDPGTGLGWWTNVNHEKRQGLELNVKRKLSDRWNVNAGYSYAKVEKQSGTDNYALDSNNSRPNGYSLGVQYNQDRWDAGLTMLAATGRSTAAYTSDSYLALDMNIRYQATNDTQIYFKGYNLTNEGYELVGYTYGSTGVYPMAGRSFVMGIEHRI; this is encoded by the coding sequence TTGAACAAAAAGGCAAAAGTCCTACTGTACGGCTTAATCTGCAGTGCAATATCATTGGGAATAGCGAATGATGCATACGCAGAAGAAGAGGAATTTAATTTTGATGAATATGTTGTGACCGCAAGCCGTATTCCCGTAAAGAAAAATGAAGTAGCGGCTAATGTTACCGTTATCGGCAATGCTGAGATTGAAAAAGGCACTTATAGTAAAGTATCGGATATTTTGACTGCAAATAATGTAAATATGGGAACAAGCAGTTATGGTTCTTACCCCATCCTTAACGGCGATGACCGTGTTCTTGTCATGGTGGATGGCAGAAAAATGAATTATGCGCACCATAACGGCTTGAACTATAATGGTATGAATATTAATAATATCGCCGTAAAAAATATTGAGCGCATTGAAATTGTACGCGGCCCCAATTCTTCTCTGTACGGCAGTGCGGCTGTCGGCGGTGTTATCAACATCATTACCAAACAGGCCAAAGAAAATAGTACAAAAGTAACAACGGAATTCGGCACATGGAACTCTCAGCGTTATGCCTTAACGACAGAAGGCGTCGAGAAGGATATAAGCTACATGTTTACATATGATAAACAAAAGCGGGATAATTTTAACTATAAAGATCCAAGGACAGGGAATAACAGAGAATTTAATTCCAGTGAAATTGACAAAGAATATGTAAATTTCCGTATAGATAAACAACTTGGTGATGATAATGAGCTGTCGTTGGCGATAGAGCGTATGGAGGATAATGGTGGTTTTGGCATTGGTTTGGCGGATGTAAATACTGGTGATGTTTGGAATCCAGATACACGTCGGAAACTTTTAGATGTTAATGTTGCCTTGACTTATTCATGGAATAAAAGTCAAGGCGGGGCAGATAGTTTCCGTATTTACCAAAATAACAGTGAAGGAAATACCCTTTATTTTGGCAGTCCTTATAACTATGATCTCAAAGCAACCGGGGCGGAATGGCAGCAAAGCTGGCTGGTAAACGAGAATTATACCTTGGTTGGTGGGGCCGAGTTACGCAAGGAAGAAGTGAAAGAACTAACCGGTGGGGCGAATTTACAGGGCGATGTTACAACAAGTGCCGCTTTTATAGAGAACCGGTGGAAGTTAAAAGATGATTACTCGTTGACAGTAGGCAACCGTTATGATCACCATAGTACTTTCGGCAGTGATGTTACTTCTCACGTATCCCTGAATAAAGCATTATCTCCGGATACGAATGTATATATATCCTGGGGGCAAGCGGTCAAAAATCCGAGAGTACTGGATCTCTATGCCCATACAGCGACCTGGCTGCCAAATCCGGATTTAAAACCAGAAACGTCTAAAACAGTTACACTGGGTATGGATACCAAACTTGATAATAAAACAAGTTTACAGGCCAGCATCTATCAAAGCAAGTTGAAAGATGCCCTCGATTGGGTGGTTCTGGATCCGGGTACAGGCCTTGGCTGGTGGACCAACGTGAATCATGAAAAAAGACAAGGTTTGGAGTTGAATGTAAAGAGAAAACTATCTGACCGTTGGAATGTCAATGCCGGATATTCTTATGCAAAAGTGGAGAAGCAAAGTGGTACTGATAACTATGCACTGGATTCGAACAATAGCCGTCCCAACGGATATTCTTTAGGAGTCCAGTATAATCAGGATAGATGGGATGCCGGGTTAACGATGCTGGCAGCAACCGGGCGCAGTACGGCAGCCTATACTTCGGATTCGTATCTAGCATTGGACATGAATATTCGCTATCAAGCCACAAATGATACGCAGATTTACTTTAAAGGCTATAACCTGACTAATGAAGGTTATGAACTTGTTGGTTATACTTACGGTAGTACTGGGGTATATCCGATGGCAGGGCGAAGCTTTGTTATGGGTATAGAACACCGCATATAG
- a CDS encoding short-chain-enoyl-CoA hydratase, protein MGFNYPLGPLDLIGNDSVLYIMEMEVLFAGFGDAKYRSCPLLRKWFRPDTLAARPAKASTIIRKNKGEVFIMSGYENLLSEVQEGIAVVTINRPKALNALNAATVYELDRLFDELAQNDAVKVVIVTGSGEKSFVAGADITEMRNYSAVEGRNWGKLAQAVFSKIENLSKPVIAAVNGFALGGGCELAMACDIRIASEKAKFGQPEVSLGIPPGFGGTQRLPRLVGKGRAKELLFTGDMIDAAEAYRIGLVNKVVAPAELLDTTKALAQKIMFRGQIAVQVCKAAVNEGLDVDLDSGIAYEAEVFGLCFATSDQKEGMAAFVEKRKANFTGK, encoded by the coding sequence CTGGGCTTTAATTACCCGCTGGGACCGCTCGACCTGATTGGCAACGACAGCGTTCTCTACATTATGGAAATGGAAGTGTTGTTCGCCGGCTTTGGCGACGCAAAATACCGTTCCTGTCCGTTGCTGCGGAAATGGTTCAGGCCGGACACCTTGGCCGCAAGACCGGCAAAGGCTTCTACGATTATACGCAAAAATAAAGGAGAGGTGTTCATTATGAGTGGGTATGAAAATTTATTATCGGAAGTTCAAGAGGGTATTGCTGTTGTAACGATTAACCGTCCTAAAGCTTTAAATGCTTTGAATGCAGCGACCGTATATGAATTGGACCGGCTGTTCGATGAACTGGCGCAAAACGATGCCGTGAAAGTTGTCATCGTTACCGGCAGCGGGGAAAAATCCTTTGTGGCCGGCGCCGACATCACCGAAATGCGCAATTATTCCGCCGTTGAAGGCCGTAACTGGGGCAAATTGGCGCAGGCTGTCTTCAGTAAAATTGAAAATTTGTCTAAACCGGTCATTGCAGCAGTCAATGGCTTTGCCCTAGGGGGTGGCTGCGAGCTGGCCATGGCCTGCGATATTCGGATTGCATCGGAAAAAGCCAAGTTCGGCCAACCGGAAGTTTCCCTGGGGATACCTCCCGGATTCGGCGGTACCCAGCGTCTGCCGCGCTTGGTGGGCAAAGGGCGGGCTAAGGAACTGCTGTTCACCGGCGACATGATTGACGCTGCCGAGGCCTACCGCATCGGATTAGTGAATAAGGTCGTGGCTCCGGCAGAACTGCTGGACACCACCAAGGCTTTGGCGCAGAAAATCATGTTCCGGGGCCAGATCGCTGTACAAGTGTGCAAAGCGGCAGTTAATGAAGGGCTTGATGTTGACCTTGATTCGGGTATCGCCTATGAAGCCGAAGTGTTTGGCCTTTGTTTTGCCACCAGCGACCAAAAAGAAGGCATGGCTGCTTTTGTCGAAAAACGCAAAGCCAATTTCACCGGGAAATAA
- a CDS encoding 3-hydroxyacyl-CoA dehydrogenase NAD-binding domain-containing protein → MKEGITVECKRVLVIGDGQMGSGAVDRLARPIPSSPATLRPADTALAALTQHPDKFVGMHFFNPAPVMKLVEIIRGLATSEDTYSRVKTLAEKLGKAPVTVADFPGFVGNRIMMPMINEAVYTLMEGVATAEDM, encoded by the coding sequence TTGAAAGAGGGGATTACGGTGGAATGCAAGCGGGTATTAGTCATCGGTGACGGGCAGATGGGCAGCGGCGCTGTCGACCGCTTAGCCCGGCCCATACCATCCTCGCCAGCAACGCTCCGTCCTGCCGACACGGCATTGGCCGCGCTGACCCAGCATCCCGATAAATTCGTCGGCATGCACTTTTTTAATCCGGCTCCGGTCATGAAACTAGTGGAAATCATCCGGGGTCTGGCGACCAGTGAGGACACCTATAGCCGGGTAAAAACCCTGGCCGAGAAACTGGGCAAGGCGCCGGTAACGGTGGCCGACTTTCCGGGTTTTGTCGGCAACCGGATCATGATGCCGATGATCAACGAAGCGGTTTATACCCTGATGGAGGGCGTGGCTACCGCCGAGGACATGTGA
- a CDS encoding electron transfer flavoprotein subunit alpha/FixB family protein produces MAVIITQECIGCGACEAVCPFGAISLQADKAVIGDACTQCGACVDTCPAGAIRREAEDQAAAMDKSQYQDVWVYLEVAAGSLKNVGLELLGEGRKLADAMGQKLAGVLLGNNIEALAQEAFAHGADQVYLVAAPELARYNTDGYTAAFTDLIHTYKPSVVLLGATNDGRDLGPRIACRLGTGLTADCTGLGIDEATGLVAWTRPAFGGNIMATILCPEHRPQMGTVRPSVFKRPVPDYAKSGEIIKVASKVKAADIRTKFLDLVQVCTVSCNLEEAEIIVSGGRGLGKPENFCYVEELAAVLGGAVGASRAVVDSGWKPPMHQVGQTGKTVGPKIYFACGISGAIQHLAGMSSSDIIIAINKDPDAPIFRMADYGIVGDAVEVLPILTEEFRKIKAS; encoded by the coding sequence ATGGCAGTAATCATAACGCAAGAGTGCATCGGCTGCGGCGCCTGCGAAGCGGTATGCCCCTTCGGCGCCATCAGCCTGCAGGCGGACAAAGCCGTAATCGGCGACGCCTGCACCCAATGCGGCGCCTGTGTCGACACCTGTCCGGCCGGAGCCATCCGGCGGGAAGCGGAAGACCAGGCGGCCGCTATGGATAAAAGCCAGTACCAAGACGTCTGGGTCTATCTGGAGGTTGCGGCCGGCAGCCTTAAAAACGTCGGCCTCGAACTGCTGGGAGAAGGGCGGAAACTGGCGGACGCCATGGGCCAAAAACTAGCGGGCGTCCTGCTTGGCAACAACATCGAAGCGCTGGCCCAAGAAGCCTTTGCCCACGGCGCCGACCAAGTGTACCTGGTGGCAGCGCCTGAGCTGGCCCGCTATAACACCGACGGCTACACCGCGGCCTTCACCGACCTGATCCACACTTACAAACCGTCGGTGGTCCTGCTGGGCGCCACCAACGACGGCCGCGACCTGGGGCCGCGTATCGCCTGCCGGCTGGGCACCGGTCTCACGGCCGACTGCACCGGGCTGGGCATCGACGAGGCGACCGGCCTGGTGGCCTGGACCCGGCCGGCCTTTGGCGGCAACATCATGGCCACCATCCTCTGCCCCGAACACCGGCCGCAGATGGGGACTGTTCGCCCCTCTGTATTCAAACGGCCGGTGCCGGACTACGCCAAAAGCGGGGAAATCATTAAAGTGGCCAGCAAAGTAAAGGCGGCAGACATTCGTACGAAATTCCTCGACCTCGTCCAAGTCTGCACGGTATCCTGCAACCTGGAGGAAGCGGAAATCATCGTGTCCGGCGGCCGGGGCCTGGGCAAACCGGAAAACTTCTGCTACGTGGAAGAACTGGCGGCCGTACTGGGCGGAGCGGTGGGAGCATCGCGCGCCGTCGTGGACTCAGGCTGGAAACCCCCTATGCATCAGGTAGGGCAGACCGGTAAAACGGTAGGGCCGAAGATCTATTTTGCCTGCGGCATCTCGGGCGCCATCCAGCATTTGGCCGGCATGTCGTCCTCCGACATCATTATCGCCATCAACAAAGACCCGGACGCGCCGATCTTCCGTATGGCAGATTACGGCATCGTCGGCGACGCGGTGGAGGTATTGCCCATTCTCACCGAAGAGTTCAGAAAAATAAAAGCAAGTTGA